A section of the Orenia marismortui DSM 5156 genome encodes:
- a CDS encoding SatD family protein, producing the protein MNYCAIISDVVDSRKLKNRAKAQNKIKTAIKDINQKYKEELAAKFMIYAGDEVQGLLKIPSLSYEIITQLQARLRPIKLAVGVGIGGIATSIPSNPVTWELDGEAYHRARSMLNKAKEKRPSICYSFSSNSSYSSYNEVESDLINSLLYFIESNREYRTKRQKEIVQLYKEYKNQERVADKLGVSQVSISKVLNKALYYEVNKAENSIINYLKNFDSRNI; encoded by the coding sequence ATGAACTATTGTGCTATTATTTCTGATGTAGTAGATTCTAGAAAATTAAAGAACCGTGCTAAAGCACAAAATAAAATTAAAACTGCAATCAAAGATATTAATCAGAAATATAAAGAAGAATTAGCAGCAAAATTTATGATTTATGCTGGTGACGAAGTTCAAGGTCTACTTAAAATACCTTCATTAAGTTATGAAATAATTACTCAGTTACAAGCTAGACTTAGGCCTATAAAATTAGCTGTTGGAGTAGGTATAGGAGGTATAGCTACTAGTATTCCATCCAATCCAGTCACTTGGGAATTAGATGGTGAGGCCTATCATCGAGCAAGATCTATGTTAAATAAAGCTAAAGAAAAAAGACCCAGTATCTGTTATTCCTTTTCATCAAATAGTAGCTATTCTAGTTATAATGAAGTTGAAAGTGATTTAATTAATTCTTTACTTTATTTTATAGAGTCTAATAGAGAATATAGGACTAAAAGACAGAAGGAGATAGTCCAACTATATAAAGAATACAAAAATCAAGAAAGAGTAGCAGATAAGCTAGGTGTTAGCCAAGTGTCTATTAGTAAAGTTCTAAATAAAGCTCTATATTATGAAGTAAATAAAGCAGAGAATAGTATAATAAATTATTTGAAGAATTTTGATAGTCGGAATATATAA
- a CDS encoding DUF3307 domain-containing protein has protein sequence MIEKKLLIALFILSHLLSDFIFQTDDIANKKREDSNFLIKHIFWVFIIPFLLTVQYISWNLILIEIVITVMHLIIDWAKIRLEKKNIEFLNQYRLFLIDQLLHILIIILTVDFILKEIFVREWALKISGFIGAKFSLLSHLSLTEQDWYITILIISAYIFVWTPAALMVDKTLINFKAIKSEEEENEFDSIKNCSLDSQLEEDITPANPGELIGKLERVMLLSLFLSKSFGAISIIFAAKSIARFNNFKSKDFVDYYIVGTFVSLLTAICIGMIINYIIYLEDYTGDFLFYNIF, from the coding sequence ATGATCGAAAAAAAGCTTTTAATTGCATTATTTATATTGTCTCATCTACTATCTGATTTTATCTTTCAAACCGATGATATAGCTAATAAAAAGAGAGAAGATAGTAACTTCTTGATCAAACATATCTTTTGGGTATTTATTATTCCTTTTTTATTGACCGTACAATATATTTCTTGGAATCTAATTCTAATTGAAATTGTAATAACAGTTATGCATTTGATAATCGATTGGGCAAAAATAAGGTTAGAAAAGAAAAATATCGAGTTTTTAAATCAATATCGACTTTTTTTAATTGATCAATTACTTCATATTCTTATTATTATTCTTACAGTTGATTTTATATTAAAAGAAATATTTGTAAGGGAATGGGCACTTAAAATTAGTGGTTTTATTGGTGCAAAGTTTTCTTTACTTTCGCATCTATCTTTGACAGAGCAGGATTGGTATATCACTATTTTGATTATTTCTGCTTATATCTTTGTTTGGACTCCAGCCGCCTTAATGGTTGATAAGACTTTGATTAATTTTAAGGCTATTAAAAGCGAAGAAGAAGAAAATGAATTTGATTCAATTAAAAACTGTTCTTTAGATAGTCAACTAGAAGAAGATATAACCCCAGCAAATCCAGGGGAATTAATTGGAAAGTTAGAAAGAGTAATGTTACTTTCTTTGTTCTTAAGCAAGAGTTTTGGAGCTATCTCTATAATATTTGCTGCTAAATCGATAGCTAGGTTTAATAATTTTAAAAGTAAAGATTTTGTTGATTATTATATTGTAGGTACTTTCGTTAGTCTTTTAACTGCTATCTGTATTGGAATGATTATAAATTACATTATCTATCTAGAAGATTATACAGGGGATTTTTTATTTTATAATATTTTTTAG
- a CDS encoding L,D-transpeptidase family protein, with protein MIKLYFIKIFILILLILILFMTNTLAEENKDLCDCKPLRNLSLHNPLMEGDDIWELQQQLKDLGFYKGEINSIYDWQTYLAVRNFQYTSGLKETGIVKEELWVELAEALNKRSTITATNKRSQTPEGKVSLLINGYKRQMTVLSDREAYYTFPVAIGKASTKSPIGEWAIIAKDKDWGGGFGVRWMRLNVPWGIYGIHGTNKPGSIGSAASHGCIRMFNRDVKVLYDWVEVGTRVKIIGRRDKIEINHDLKPRNVGADVLLFQEKLRGYGFNPGYTDGRFGGDTKKAMEEFKYIYGLKDDLEGDKNSFYILNIK; from the coding sequence GTGATAAAATTGTATTTTATCAAGATATTCATTCTTATTTTATTAATTTTGATCTTATTCATGACTAATACTTTAGCAGAAGAAAATAAAGATCTTTGTGACTGTAAACCACTTAGAAATTTATCATTACATAACCCCTTAATGGAAGGTGATGATATTTGGGAATTACAGCAACAATTAAAAGACTTAGGCTTTTATAAAGGTGAAATCAACTCAATTTATGATTGGCAGACTTATCTTGCAGTTAGGAATTTTCAATATACTAGCGGGTTAAAAGAGACTGGTATTGTTAAAGAAGAGTTGTGGGTTGAATTAGCTGAGGCACTAAACAAACGATCAACTATTACAGCTACTAATAAAAGATCTCAAACTCCTGAAGGAAAAGTATCCTTATTAATAAATGGATATAAGAGGCAGATGACAGTTCTTTCAGACAGAGAAGCTTATTATACCTTTCCTGTAGCTATCGGTAAAGCATCTACTAAATCACCAATTGGGGAATGGGCAATAATTGCCAAGGATAAAGACTGGGGTGGTGGATTTGGAGTAAGATGGATGAGATTAAATGTTCCTTGGGGAATTTATGGTATTCATGGTACTAATAAACCGGGGTCTATTGGCTCGGCAGCTAGCCATGGTTGTATTAGAATGTTTAATCGTGATGTCAAAGTGCTTTATGATTGGGTAGAGGTAGGGACTAGAGTAAAGATTATTGGAAGAAGGGATAAAATCGAAATAAATCATGATCTAAAACCTAGAAATGTAGGTGCAGATGTCCTATTATTTCAAGAAAAGCTAAGAGGCTATGGATTTAATCCAGGATATACAGATGGGAGGTTCGGTGGAGATACTAAAAAAGCTATGGAAGAATTTAAGTATATTTATGGTCTTAAAGATGATTTAGAAGGTGACAAAAATTCTTTTTATATCTTAAATATAAAATAG
- a CDS encoding ABC transporter substrate-binding protein yields the protein MANKSIFNWRLLATIFLLISLISGGATYYFKIFKLREGKTFTIDPDVEIDHNQEYQIVYWDYPLFIGQKDRYEEFLKKSIKEFNTLYPNIKVSYRLLSFVEGEDLLYQSLESGKPPDIYDNIYGSRLINEKLQIPINLFWVPSSKEKEQNIVKNDEEKYDNLALKALTYKQKIWGLPNCLLPQFWVGNKRILKKSNLDINKIARQGWTWEEFKDYSLKLKEKDYSIIFNPYNSDLFYQLLTANNKNIVSNEGELLLKQKILTNIFENLNKLKENKVFPQRVTKMNKRLLPDFWQGKAAIIAPINMWLLNNLYQKDSKVSSAEMILLPIPNSSDYKSSLKVSSLLLFRQQAYKGDDHSKAVYEFAKFINQEKNQIISQRLKVLPAYLPLQEKWKREVKLKEEIKDQLILTSNSSRIASLTSSKNLILENKIKEIIDQNYKNFWLKNLTVDEVVHNILTSSQKLIDINKKQSQERCIV from the coding sequence TTGGCTAATAAATCAATTTTTAATTGGAGATTGCTAGCGACGATTTTTTTACTTATATCACTAATTAGTGGTGGTGCTACCTATTACTTTAAAATATTCAAGCTAAGGGAAGGAAAAACTTTTACTATTGATCCAGATGTAGAAATAGATCATAATCAAGAATATCAGATAGTATATTGGGATTATCCACTTTTTATAGGTCAAAAAGATAGGTACGAAGAATTTTTAAAGAAAAGCATTAAAGAATTCAATACTTTATACCCTAACATTAAGGTTAGCTATAGATTATTATCATTTGTAGAAGGTGAAGATTTATTATATCAAAGTTTAGAAAGTGGGAAACCTCCTGATATTTATGATAATATTTATGGGAGTAGATTAATAAATGAGAAATTACAAATTCCTATTAATCTTTTTTGGGTTCCAAGCAGTAAAGAAAAGGAACAGAATATAGTAAAAAATGATGAAGAAAAATATGACAACTTAGCTTTAAAAGCTTTAACTTATAAGCAAAAAATTTGGGGACTCCCCAATTGCTTATTACCACAATTTTGGGTAGGAAATAAAAGAATTTTAAAAAAATCTAATTTAGATATCAATAAAATTGCTCGGCAAGGATGGACTTGGGAAGAATTTAAAGACTATAGTCTAAAGCTTAAAGAAAAAGATTATTCTATTATATTTAATCCCTATAATAGTGATTTGTTTTATCAATTACTTACTGCAAATAATAAGAACATAGTTTCTAATGAAGGGGAATTATTATTAAAGCAAAAAATCTTGACCAATATCTTTGAAAACTTAAATAAATTAAAAGAAAATAAGGTCTTTCCTCAAAGAGTAACTAAGATGAATAAGAGATTATTACCGGATTTTTGGCAAGGAAAAGCAGCTATAATAGCCCCAATTAATATGTGGTTATTAAATAACTTATATCAGAAAGATTCAAAAGTAAGCAGTGCAGAGATGATATTACTTCCTATACCAAATTCTAGCGACTACAAATCTTCTTTAAAAGTATCCTCTTTATTGCTTTTTAGACAGCAAGCTTATAAAGGCGATGATCATAGTAAAGCTGTTTATGAATTTGCTAAGTTTATTAACCAGGAAAAAAATCAAATTATCAGCCAAAGATTAAAGGTTTTACCTGCCTATCTTCCTTTACAAGAGAAATGGAAAAGGGAAGTAAAATTAAAAGAAGAGATTAAAGATCAGCTTATTCTTACTTCTAATTCTTCTAGAATCGCAAGTCTAACTAGCTCCAAAAATTTAATTTTGGAAAATAAAATTAAAGAGATAATTGATCAAAATTATAAAAACTTTTGGCTGAAAAATTTAACAGTAGATGAAGTTGTTCATAATATCTTAACTTCTTCTCAAAAACTTATTGATATTAATAAAAAACAATCACAAGAAAGGTGCATTGTATAA
- a CDS encoding IS30 family transposase has translation MCQNNYNTKSRKGKHLKWEERKIIEHLYNIQNKSKTAIARELGRHRTTISREIERGKLVLLNSDYTKRIEYDADIAQNLYDNNATAKGAKIKIGKDHQLAEFIEEKIKGNYSPEVIAEMIKEDDGFEIKIHWKTIYNYIDKGILFIDREDLVYGRYKKTNKSKQKEKESTKRRKEGRKISDRPKEADKRSEIGHWEMDLVEGRKGKDEPFLLVLTERYSRKEIIELIPNKTQESVIKGLDRVERRIGVRKFRDLFKTITTDNGKEFYDYEGIETSFTGSDISRTSQYYADAYCSWQRGSNENLNKMIRRFLPKGSSFKNISRNEVKRIERWINNYPRKMFGFKNANYIFEEQLKAA, from the coding sequence ATGTGCCAAAATAATTATAACACAAAAAGTAGAAAAGGAAAACATTTAAAGTGGGAAGAGAGAAAGATAATAGAACATTTATATAATATACAAAACAAATCGAAGACAGCAATAGCAAGAGAGTTAGGGAGGCATAGGACGACAATAAGTCGAGAAATTGAAAGGGGAAAGCTTGTATTATTAAATTCAGATTACACTAAAAGAATAGAATACGATGCTGATATAGCTCAAAACTTATATGATAACAATGCGACTGCTAAAGGAGCTAAGATTAAAATAGGAAAAGATCATCAATTAGCTGAATTCATAGAAGAAAAAATAAAAGGAAATTATTCTCCAGAGGTAATTGCAGAGATGATTAAAGAGGATGATGGGTTTGAAATTAAAATACATTGGAAGACGATATATAATTATATAGATAAAGGCATTCTGTTTATAGATAGAGAAGATTTGGTTTATGGTAGATATAAAAAGACTAATAAATCTAAACAGAAAGAAAAAGAATCAACAAAAAGGAGAAAAGAGGGAAGAAAGATATCAGATAGGCCTAAGGAAGCTGATAAAAGGTCAGAAATAGGTCATTGGGAAATGGACTTAGTAGAGGGTAGGAAAGGTAAAGATGAGCCCTTTTTATTAGTTTTAACAGAGAGATATAGTCGCAAAGAAATAATAGAACTAATACCTAATAAGACTCAAGAATCTGTAATAAAAGGATTAGATCGCGTAGAAAGAAGAATAGGAGTTAGAAAATTTAGAGACTTATTTAAAACTATAACTACAGATAATGGTAAAGAATTCTATGATTATGAAGGGATAGAAACTTCCTTTACAGGAAGTGATATCTCAAGAACTAGTCAATATTATGCTGATGCTTATTGTTCTTGGCAAAGAGGTAGTAATGAGAATTTAAATAAAATGATTAGAAGGTTTTTACCAAAAGGAAGTAGCTTTAAGAATATTAGCAGAAATGAAGTTAAAAGAATTGAGCGATGGATAAATAATTATCCACGAAAAATGTTTGGGTTTAAGAATGCAAATTATATATTTGAAGAACAGTTAAAGGCAGCTTAA
- a CDS encoding DUF6485 family protein, with protein sequence MTLIAKHFCNCQDLKCKHHPSNHSKGCDPCIAKNLQANEIPACFFRVVSEDLSTLEAYHFGDFARFYLENK encoded by the coding sequence GTGACATTAATCGCTAAACACTTTTGTAATTGTCAAGATTTGAAATGTAAGCACCATCCTAGTAATCATTCCAAGGGATGTGACCCTTGTATTGCAAAGAATCTCCAGGCTAATGAAATCCCTGCCTGCTTTTTTAGAGTAGTTTCTGAAGATTTAAGTACTCTTGAAGCTTATCACTTTGGTGACTTTGCTAGATTTTACTTAGAGAATAAATAA
- a CDS encoding O-acetylhomoserine aminocarboxypropyltransferase/cysteine synthase family protein — MSSREGKYEFETVALHGGYSPKQDSQSSRAVPIYQSTSFVFNDAEHAAKLFALEEAGNIYTRIGNPTHDVFEKRVAELEGAEAGLVTSSGMSAIHLTAITLAEGGGEIVASKYLYGGTYHLFAETLPKYGIETNFVDPHDFDAWEEAINEDTKFLYLESPGNPTLDIVDIEKVAKIAHQHGLKLVVDNTFCTPYLSQPIKFGADIVVHSATKYIGGHGSSIGGIILGPADFLLKARTEGYRDIGPAASPFNTWLFIQGLESLALRMDRHSENALKVAQWLEEHPQVEWVRYPGLKSHPQHDLAKKQQRAFGGMLCFGIKGGIKAGKKLINNVELCSLLANVGDARTLIIHPASTTHEQLSAQEQSEAGITDNLIRLSVGIENIDDIIADLEQAFNKVNS; from the coding sequence ATGAGTAGTAGAGAAGGAAAATATGAATTTGAAACAGTTGCATTACATGGAGGCTATAGTCCAAAACAGGACAGTCAAAGTTCAAGGGCAGTACCAATCTATCAGAGTACATCTTTTGTATTTAATGATGCAGAACATGCAGCCAAATTATTTGCTTTAGAGGAAGCAGGAAATATCTATACTAGAATTGGTAATCCTACTCATGATGTATTTGAGAAGAGAGTAGCAGAATTAGAAGGAGCAGAAGCAGGGTTGGTTACCTCTTCAGGAATGTCTGCAATTCATTTAACAGCTATCACTCTAGCTGAAGGTGGTGGAGAAATAGTAGCTTCCAAATATTTATATGGAGGTACTTATCATTTATTTGCAGAAACTTTACCTAAATATGGTATTGAAACTAATTTTGTTGATCCACATGATTTTGATGCTTGGGAAGAAGCAATTAATGAAGATACTAAATTCTTATATTTAGAAAGCCCAGGAAATCCAACCTTAGATATAGTTGATATTGAGAAGGTAGCTAAGATAGCACATCAGCATGGCTTAAAATTGGTGGTTGATAATACTTTCTGTACCCCATATTTATCCCAACCGATTAAATTTGGCGCTGATATAGTAGTTCATTCAGCTACTAAATATATTGGAGGGCATGGAAGTTCAATTGGTGGAATTATCCTAGGACCTGCTGATTTTCTTTTAAAAGCAAGAACTGAAGGATATCGTGATATTGGTCCAGCAGCTAGTCCTTTTAATACTTGGTTATTTATTCAAGGATTAGAGAGTTTAGCACTAAGAATGGATAGGCATTCTGAAAATGCTTTAAAAGTAGCTCAGTGGTTAGAAGAACATCCACAGGTAGAATGGGTTAGATATCCTGGTTTAAAAAGTCATCCCCAACATGATCTTGCTAAAAAACAACAAAGAGCTTTTGGTGGAATGTTATGCTTTGGAATTAAAGGTGGTATCAAAGCAGGCAAAAAATTAATTAACAATGTAGAATTATGTTCATTATTAGCTAATGTAGGAGATGCTAGAACCTTAATTATTCATCCAGCATCTACAACTCATGAGCAGTTATCAGCTCAAGAACAATCAGAAGCAGGAATTACTGATAATTTAATTAGATTGTCTGTTGGTATTGAAAATATTGATGATATCATTGCCGATCTTGAACAAGCTTTTAATAAGGTTAATTCTTAA
- a CDS encoding PIG-L deacetylase family protein, producing the protein MKRDLIFLLLLFMIIINSPIILAQKVLVVAPHPDDEVLGVGGSIYEHLALEDQVKVIIMTNGDGYLLAEKLFHRSLFSSSDDLIKFGNTRREESIKALKVMGLAKTDIVFLNFPDGYLKDILFHTIRDPYFVVKLKTSHSPYSGFKVDYSQHELISRLERIIKTYDPDLIYTPHLEDRHSDHWVTSLVIDLILSKNKLNIPQYQYLVHWPNYPQKLKLDKNLQLIEPSELRDKYNWVSRSLTDRVITLKELALNEFKTQRLISRFLDSFLRKNEIFAINPTRYIVQNPNLRHFKEIILKDIKTLEKKNLEKARTKIKELSLYNTKDKLYVKIKTTSLRNNKIVFYLLTPQQNNLIHKFSYNSNNNQWEQLNDNLYLKINKEQFNYRENIIVSAFSYGQRKILDRTGWYNIELLN; encoded by the coding sequence ATGAAAAGAGATCTGATATTTTTACTTTTATTGTTTATGATAATAATTAATAGCCCAATAATTCTAGCTCAGAAAGTACTAGTTGTAGCCCCCCATCCTGATGATGAAGTTCTAGGGGTTGGAGGTAGTATTTATGAGCATTTAGCTTTAGAAGATCAAGTTAAAGTTATTATAATGACCAATGGAGATGGTTATTTACTTGCAGAGAAGCTATTTCATAGAAGCTTGTTTAGTAGCAGTGATGATTTAATTAAATTTGGTAATACTAGAAGAGAAGAAAGTATCAAAGCTTTAAAAGTTATGGGATTAGCTAAAACAGATATAGTCTTTCTTAATTTTCCAGATGGATATTTGAAAGATATTCTATTTCATACTATAAGGGATCCTTATTTTGTAGTAAAATTGAAAACCTCGCACTCACCATACTCAGGTTTTAAAGTTGATTATAGTCAACATGAATTAATATCAAGATTGGAAAGAATAATTAAGACTTATGATCCAGATCTTATTTATACACCCCATCTTGAGGATAGACATTCAGACCATTGGGTTACTTCTCTTGTAATAGATCTAATATTAAGCAAGAATAAATTAAATATTCCTCAATATCAGTATTTAGTTCATTGGCCTAATTACCCTCAAAAACTTAAATTGGATAAGAACTTACAATTAATAGAACCTTCTGAATTAAGGGATAAATACAATTGGGTTAGCAGATCTCTAACAGATAGAGTAATTACTTTAAAAGAATTAGCCCTAAATGAATTTAAGACTCAAAGGCTAATCTCCAGATTCTTAGATAGTTTTCTAAGAAAGAATGAAATTTTTGCAATTAACCCTACAAGATATATAGTTCAAAATCCTAACTTAAGACACTTTAAAGAGATAATATTAAAAGATATAAAAACACTTGAGAAAAAGAACTTAGAAAAAGCTAGAACTAAGATTAAAGAATTATCATTATATAATACAAAGGATAAATTATATGTAAAGATTAAAACTACTTCTCTAAGAAATAATAAGATAGTATTTTATCTATTAACTCCACAACAGAATAATTTAATCCATAAATTTTCTTATAATTCAAATAATAATCAGTGGGAGCAGTTGAATGATAATCTCTATCTTAAGATTAATAAAGAGCAGTTTAATTATAGAGAGAATATAATTGTTTCTGCTTTTTCATATGGCCAAAGAAAGATCTTAGATAGAACGGGATGGTATAATATAGAGTTATTGAACTAA
- a CDS encoding type I phosphomannose isomerase catalytic subunit, with protein sequence MYPLKFAPLYKEKIWGGRRLETKLNKELPEGKIGESWEIAAHEKGSSKIINGRLAGKTLIEAIQEEKEKILGNTAKNEYYNKFPLLIKILDANDKLSVQVHPDDNYANKHENGELGKTEMWYIIDSQEDAQLVYGVKADIDKEEFANSIKDGRLDENLIKIKVERGDVIFIPSGTVHTIEGGILLAEIQQNSDTTYRVYDWNRVGKDGKERDLHIDKALDVISFGEEAKKKVQGLEIKKEGYVRKILVACPYFITETLDIEEVYVDKTNGSRFYILMALEGVAKISYKSGSINLSTGETTLLPAALGRYKIEGNCKLIRSYIKEPIKLKEELEAEGYSLDDIAKIEGL encoded by the coding sequence TTGTATCCATTAAAATTTGCACCGCTTTATAAAGAAAAAATTTGGGGAGGAAGGCGTTTAGAAACAAAACTTAATAAAGAATTACCAGAAGGAAAGATAGGTGAGAGTTGGGAGATAGCTGCCCACGAAAAAGGAAGTAGTAAAATTATAAATGGAAGATTAGCAGGCAAGACATTAATTGAAGCTATTCAAGAAGAAAAGGAAAAAATTCTAGGCAATACTGCTAAAAACGAATACTATAATAAATTTCCTTTACTTATTAAAATCTTAGATGCTAATGATAAATTATCAGTTCAAGTTCATCCTGACGATAATTATGCTAATAAGCATGAAAATGGAGAATTAGGTAAGACAGAGATGTGGTATATTATTGATTCCCAAGAAGATGCTCAACTAGTATATGGAGTCAAAGCAGATATCGATAAAGAAGAATTTGCTAACTCTATTAAAGATGGTAGATTAGATGAGAATCTTATCAAAATTAAGGTTGAAAGAGGAGATGTCATATTTATTCCTTCAGGAACTGTACATACTATTGAAGGAGGAATCTTACTTGCTGAGATTCAACAGAACTCTGATACCACTTATCGGGTCTATGATTGGAATAGAGTAGGTAAAGATGGTAAGGAACGTGATTTACATATAGATAAAGCTTTGGATGTGATTTCTTTTGGAGAAGAAGCTAAGAAGAAGGTTCAAGGCTTAGAAATTAAAAAGGAAGGTTACGTAAGAAAGATCTTGGTAGCATGCCCTTATTTTATTACAGAAACACTAGATATAGAAGAAGTATATGTAGATAAAACTAATGGAAGCCGTTTTTATATATTAATGGCTTTAGAAGGAGTAGCTAAAATATCTTATAAAAGTGGATCTATAAACTTAAGTACAGGGGAAACAACTTTATTACCAGCAGCTTTGGGAAGATATAAGATTGAAGGTAACTGTAAATTGATTAGATCTTACATTAAAGAACCGATCAAATTAAAGGAAGAATTAGAGGCAGAAGGCTATAGTTTAGATGATATCGCTAAAATAGAAGGTCTATAA
- a CDS encoding type Z 30S ribosomal protein S14 yields the protein MARKSKVEKANRDPKFSSRQEHRCRRCGRPHGVIRKFELCRLCFRELAHEGKLPGVKKSSW from the coding sequence ATGGCTCGTAAATCAAAAGTAGAAAAAGCTAATAGAGATCCAAAATTTTCTAGTCGTCAAGAACATCGTTGTAGACGTTGTGGACGTCCTCACGGTGTTATTCGTAAATTTGAATTATGTAGACTTTGTTTTAGAGAATTAGCACATGAAGGAAAATTACCAGGAGTTAAAAAGTCTAGCTGGTAA
- the nhaC gene encoding Na+/H+ antiporter NhaC yields the protein MSSRDSKKPSLALALGLIIISVIILSIGILKLGVYPHIPLLFCATIASLAAFKLNYSWRDIQDSIIKGINIGLPSILILMTVGTVIGTWILSGTVQTMIYYGLHLLSPNIFLVATVLICAIVSLATGSSWTTVGTIGVALIGIAQGLNIPLAITAGAIVSGSFFGDKMSPLSDTTNLAPAVAGSKLFEHIKHMFYTVTPSLILSLILYGIIGFQYSGSELDSSKIDLILNSLGQEFYISPILLIPPVLVIILAMKKFPALPTLIAASLLGGIFAMIFQGAGLKDVINAMHLGYQSSTGVEFIDKLLTRGGLNKMLGSASLIIIALAFGGILDKTKVLKVILNKLSTATKSQGGLVLTTVLTCLGVNVLLADQYLSIVLPGKMYSTAYKKLKLHPKNLSRVLEDSGTLFNAIVPWGLSGSFIYATLGVSAVDYFIFSFLCLITPIVSIIYAFADITMEKIEE from the coding sequence ATGAGTAGTAGAGATAGTAAGAAACCTAGTTTAGCGTTAGCACTAGGGTTGATTATAATTAGTGTTATAATATTGAGTATAGGAATTCTAAAATTAGGGGTTTATCCTCATATCCCTTTATTGTTCTGTGCAACTATAGCTTCTTTAGCAGCTTTTAAGTTGAATTATAGTTGGCGTGATATACAGGATAGTATTATTAAAGGTATAAATATTGGGTTACCATCTATCTTGATCTTAATGACTGTAGGTACTGTAATTGGAACCTGGATTTTGAGTGGAACAGTACAAACTATGATTTATTATGGTTTACATTTATTATCCCCCAATATATTTTTAGTAGCGACAGTTTTAATTTGTGCTATTGTTTCTTTGGCTACTGGTAGTTCTTGGACAACTGTAGGAACTATAGGAGTTGCTTTAATAGGGATAGCTCAAGGGCTTAATATTCCTTTAGCAATAACTGCAGGAGCAATTGTCTCTGGTTCTTTTTTTGGTGATAAGATGTCACCTTTATCTGATACAACTAATCTAGCACCTGCTGTAGCAGGAAGTAAACTATTTGAACATATAAAACATATGTTTTACACTGTTACACCGAGTTTAATCTTATCATTAATACTATATGGAATTATCGGCTTTCAATATAGTGGATCAGAGTTAGATAGTAGTAAGATTGATTTAATTTTAAATAGCTTAGGCCAAGAATTTTATATTAGTCCTATATTGCTGATACCACCTGTTTTAGTTATTATTTTAGCTATGAAGAAGTTCCCTGCTTTACCTACTTTGATTGCAGCTTCCTTATTAGGAGGAATATTTGCTATGATTTTTCAAGGAGCTGGTCTGAAGGATGTAATCAATGCTATGCATCTTGGATATCAAAGTAGTACAGGAGTAGAATTCATTGACAAATTATTAACTCGAGGTGGGTTGAACAAAATGTTAGGTTCTGCCTCTTTAATTATAATTGCATTAGCCTTTGGAGGGATACTAGATAAGACTAAAGTTCTAAAAGTAATTTTAAATAAGCTTTCTACTGCTACTAAAAGTCAAGGTGGGCTTGTTTTGACTACAGTTTTAACTTGTTTAGGAGTTAATGTTTTGCTAGCAGATCAATATTTATCAATTGTATTACCAGGAAAGATGTACTCGACTGCTTATAAAAAATTAAAATTACATCCTAAAAACTTATCAAGGGTATTAGAGGATTCAGGAACTTTATTTAATGCTATAGTACCTTGGGGATTAAGCGGATCTTTTATTTATGCTACTTTAGGAGTTTCTGCTGTTGATTACTTTATCTTTTCATTCTTGTGCTTGATTACTCCAATTGTATCAATCATTTATGCTTTTGCCGATATTACTATGGAGAAAATAGAAGAATAG